GATCCTGAGCGGCAATCTCTCGTTCCTCAACTATCTGACCATCGTGCCGATCCTCGCCTGCTTCGACGACGCGTTCCTCGCCCCTTTCCTGCCGCGGAGGCTGGTACTGGCCGCGGAGCGCGCGACGGAGTCGGCGACGCGGTCGCGCCTTCAGACCCGGGTGGCGACGGCGCTGGCGGTTCTGGTCGCGCTCCTGAGCATTCCGGTGGTGCTCAACCTGCTCTCGCCGGGTCAGGCGATGAACACGTCCTTCGACCCGCTCGATCTGGTGAACACCTACGGCGCGTTCGGAACGGTGGGCCGCGAACGGTACGAGATCGTGTTCGAAGGCACGCGCGACTCGGTGGTGACGGATTCCACGCGGTGGATGGCATACGAGTTCCCGGCCAAACCCGGCGATCCGATGCGGCGGCCGGCGATCATCGCGCCCTATCAGCCGCGGCTCGACTGGTCGATCTGGTTCGCCGCGATGTCGACGCCGAATGAATATCCGTGGACGCTGCACTTCGTCTGGAAGCTGCTGCACGGCGACCGCACGGTGATGACGCTGCTCGCCAACGATCCGTTCCCGAATGCGCCGCCGCGCTGGATCCGCGCCGCCTACTATCGCTACGACTTCGCGAGCCCGGACGATCCCACGCACGCCTGGTGGAAGCGGGAGCGCGTGGGCGACTGGATTCCACCGATCTCGGCCGACAACCCCGGGCTTCGGGCGCTGGCGGCCGCGCGCGACTGGCGGCCGGCGCCGTAGCGGGATCGCCGCGAGCGTGAAAGTTGCCCGATCGGGTTGGAATTTCTACCACCGTGCGCGATCGGGTGAC
The DNA window shown above is from Candidatus Sulfotelmatobacter sp. and carries:
- a CDS encoding lipase maturation factor family protein; protein product: IMLGAGLIKLRGDPCWRDLTCLDYHYLTQPIPNPLSRWFHFHPPLVHKLEVLYNHFVELVAGWFALAPDRIRPARLVAGVAMLAFQVSLILSGNLSFLNYLTIVPILACFDDAFLAPFLPRRLVLAAERATESATRSRLQTRVATALAVLVALLSIPVVLNLLSPGQAMNTSFDPLDLVNTYGAFGTVGRERYEIVFEGTRDSVVTDSTRWMAYEFPAKPGDPMRRPAIIAPYQPRLDWSIWFAAMSTPNEYPWTLHFVWKLLHGDRTVMTLLANDPFPNAPPRWIRAAYYRYDFASPDDPTHAWWKRERVGDWIPPISADNPGLRALAAARDWRPAP